A genomic stretch from Haloarchaeobius amylolyticus includes:
- a CDS encoding Hvo_1808 family surface protein: MRPLAIVLVACMLVIAGCGAVGTDGTDTTGSAATTTGSGEDAGEQTDDGARPADPESDRLGWEDGRWYDEQLDIDRSDGLNESELEAVVSRAMARVEKVRKLEFEERPPVEIISREAYRERLGSRNTSTAMRLHQNTKWEATFMVNESTNAIAVRQANSASGVQGFYDPRKDEIVVVSPSETPELDEITLAQELYHALQDQRWNITSYDQSTLELHNAKDGIIEGDGNYVDSLYKERCETEWDCLEPQRGGQGGGATDINVGLYQVRLQPYSDGVAFVQERRQQGGWEAVNAVYEQPPKSTEQTIHPDLYGEDAPTDLTIADRSSDGWHALDVAGPTDHASFGEAGMFVMLWYASFEETQATGTAQDVVIPYRAHFNLAGQGLNETDPYNYAHPATAGWDGDRLLPYVNGSSASTGETGYVWKSEWDSEEDARQFADAYRELLRYHGASAVDGRANTFRIAEDEEFADAFSVRRQGTTVTIVNAPTVDALSDVHAPGSDSAATTNSTAA, encoded by the coding sequence ATGCGACCACTGGCTATCGTTCTCGTCGCCTGTATGCTCGTCATCGCGGGGTGTGGCGCCGTCGGCACCGATGGCACCGACACCACCGGATCCGCCGCCACGACAACCGGGTCGGGTGAGGACGCGGGCGAGCAGACGGACGACGGGGCACGCCCTGCTGACCCCGAGAGCGACCGCCTCGGCTGGGAGGACGGGCGCTGGTACGACGAGCAACTCGACATCGACCGGAGCGACGGCCTCAACGAGAGCGAACTGGAGGCCGTCGTCTCGCGGGCGATGGCCCGCGTCGAGAAGGTCCGCAAGCTCGAGTTCGAGGAGCGCCCCCCGGTCGAGATCATCTCCCGGGAGGCCTACCGCGAGCGCCTCGGCTCCCGGAACACGTCGACCGCGATGCGCCTCCACCAGAACACGAAGTGGGAGGCGACGTTCATGGTGAACGAGTCGACGAACGCCATCGCCGTCAGGCAGGCCAACAGCGCGAGCGGCGTCCAGGGGTTCTACGACCCCCGCAAGGACGAGATCGTCGTCGTCTCGCCATCCGAGACCCCGGAACTCGACGAGATCACGCTCGCCCAGGAGCTGTACCACGCGCTGCAGGACCAGCGCTGGAACATCACGAGCTACGACCAGTCGACCCTCGAGTTGCACAACGCGAAGGACGGCATCATCGAGGGAGACGGCAACTACGTCGACTCCCTGTACAAGGAGCGCTGTGAGACGGAGTGGGACTGCCTCGAACCGCAACGCGGCGGCCAGGGTGGCGGTGCTACCGACATCAACGTCGGGCTCTACCAGGTCCGTCTCCAGCCCTACAGCGACGGCGTCGCGTTCGTCCAGGAACGTCGTCAGCAGGGCGGCTGGGAGGCGGTGAACGCGGTGTACGAGCAGCCGCCGAAGAGCACCGAGCAGACCATCCACCCCGACCTGTACGGCGAGGACGCGCCGACCGACCTCACCATCGCGGACCGGAGTTCGGACGGCTGGCATGCCCTCGACGTGGCCGGGCCGACCGACCACGCGTCGTTCGGCGAAGCCGGTATGTTCGTCATGCTCTGGTACGCCTCCTTCGAGGAGACGCAGGCGACCGGCACGGCCCAGGACGTCGTCATCCCCTACCGGGCGCACTTCAACCTCGCCGGCCAGGGGCTGAACGAGACGGACCCGTACAACTACGCCCACCCGGCGACCGCCGGCTGGGACGGCGACCGGCTGCTCCCGTACGTCAACGGCTCCTCCGCCAGCACCGGCGAGACGGGGTACGTCTGGAAGTCCGAGTGGGACAGCGAGGAGGACGCGCGACAGTTCGCCGACGCCTACCGCGAGCTGTTGCGCTACCACGGCGCCTCGGCGGTCGACGGCCGGGCGAACACCTTCCGCATCGCCGAGGACGAGGAGTTCGCCGACGCCTTCTCGGTCCGCCGGCAGGGGACGACCGTCACCATCGTGAACGCGCCGACGGTCGACGCCCTCTCGGACGTGCACGCGCCGGGGTCGGACAGCGCGGCGACGACGAACAGCACCGCCGCCTGA
- a CDS encoding Hvo_1808 family surface protein, producing the protein MRRGLCVLGLVFLLALAGCSAFDLGGDDELAEPESNRPDPATDTLGWEDGYWWNDSVAVDGSDGLTQAEVAVVKARMMARLEHLRGYEFERDVSVRVISRETYREQRSGGGGDGQAPAWREQYWEALFIVGEDTGVEAAFDRLYGSTVIGYYSNDKIVLVSDDPNDLRVSRATLAHELEHALQDQHLGLGYSASTRDGRLAAQSVVEGDANYVEARYEDSCESGEWDCVTVAERSGGGRSAEYNVGLSVASFLPYGEGPMFVSALRERGGWDAVDAAFTDHPQSTAQVIHPAKYPDEAPAAVSIPDRASGGWSRLETEDGTDRVETVGEASIYTMFWYAKVVPREHLTSRNDSVSKYTYRHPFSTGWAGDRLVFYEDGDNQAYVWQSTWESRAEATEFRQAYTDVLAANDATARGDGVYVIDSGAFEDAFRVVQRGNTVLVVNAPSVDALDAVHPVSAGANASVGTERRPARSPTA; encoded by the coding sequence ATGCGACGTGGGCTCTGTGTTCTCGGCCTCGTGTTCCTCCTCGCGCTCGCCGGCTGTTCGGCCTTCGACCTCGGCGGCGACGACGAGCTCGCCGAGCCCGAGTCGAACCGGCCCGACCCGGCCACCGACACGCTCGGCTGGGAGGACGGCTACTGGTGGAACGACTCGGTCGCCGTCGACGGGAGCGACGGCCTGACGCAGGCCGAGGTCGCGGTCGTCAAGGCCCGGATGATGGCACGACTCGAACACCTGCGCGGCTACGAGTTCGAACGGGACGTGTCGGTCCGGGTCATCTCCCGCGAGACGTACCGCGAGCAGCGAAGCGGTGGCGGCGGCGACGGTCAGGCGCCAGCGTGGCGCGAGCAGTACTGGGAGGCGCTGTTCATCGTCGGCGAGGACACCGGTGTCGAGGCGGCGTTCGACCGGCTGTACGGCTCGACCGTCATCGGGTACTACTCGAACGACAAGATCGTCCTCGTCAGCGACGACCCGAACGACCTGCGGGTCTCGCGGGCCACCCTCGCCCACGAACTCGAACACGCCCTGCAGGACCAGCACCTCGGCCTCGGCTACAGCGCGTCGACGCGCGACGGCCGACTCGCCGCCCAGTCCGTCGTCGAGGGTGACGCGAACTACGTCGAGGCCCGGTACGAGGACTCCTGTGAGTCGGGCGAATGGGACTGCGTCACGGTCGCCGAGCGGTCCGGCGGCGGTCGCTCCGCCGAGTACAACGTCGGGCTCTCGGTCGCGTCGTTCCTCCCCTACGGCGAGGGACCGATGTTCGTCTCGGCGCTCCGCGAGCGCGGCGGCTGGGACGCGGTCGACGCCGCGTTCACGGACCACCCCCAGAGCACCGCGCAGGTCATCCACCCGGCGAAGTACCCCGACGAGGCACCGGCGGCGGTGTCGATACCGGACCGCGCCAGCGGTGGCTGGAGCCGCCTGGAGACCGAGGACGGGACCGACCGGGTCGAGACCGTCGGCGAGGCGAGCATCTACACGATGTTCTGGTACGCGAAGGTCGTCCCCCGCGAGCACCTGACCAGCCGGAACGACTCGGTCTCGAAGTACACCTACAGGCACCCGTTCTCGACGGGGTGGGCCGGGGACAGGCTCGTCTTCTACGAGGACGGCGACAATCAGGCGTACGTCTGGCAGTCGACGTGGGAGTCGCGGGCCGAGGCGACCGAGTTCCGGCAGGCCTACACGGACGTCCTCGCTGCCAACGACGCCACCGCCCGCGGTGACGGCGTCTACGTCATCGACTCGGGGGCGTTCGAAGACGCCTTCCGGGTCGTCCAGCGCGGGAACACGGTACTGGTCGTGAACGCGCCGAGCGTCGACGCACTCGACGCGGTGCACCCGGTCTCGGCAGGCGCGAACGCGTCGGTCGGGACAGAACGACGACCCGCCAGGTCCCCGACCGCGTAG
- a CDS encoding nicotinate phosphoribosyltransferase: protein MDDPFDTIPAAAIRDGRATDAYFERTEQALEHAGRNPTVVAEVTADQFPDGEFEVFAGLENAARLLEGYDLDADAVPEGCLFDGGPVMRIEGEYLEFARFETSLLGFLSQASAFATAALEARLAAPDSQVLSFGARHVHPAIAATVERSALVGGLDGFSHVAAGDVIGREAGGTMPHALMICMGKGNQEAAWRAFHEAVPESVPRIALCDTYTDEVDEVLRAVAELGDDLDGVRLDTTGSRRGDFRHIVREVQWELAARGHEDVDVFVSGGLTPERLRELRDVADGFGVGSYVTNANPVDFALDIVEVDGEPAAKRGKLSGTKQVYRTDDGGHEVALADRPGPTDGKPLLEPLIRDGEVVRTFDVDEARRYAATDAERVDFE from the coding sequence ATGGACGACCCCTTCGACACGATTCCGGCCGCCGCCATCCGCGACGGCCGCGCGACCGACGCGTACTTCGAGCGGACCGAGCAGGCCCTCGAACACGCCGGACGGAACCCGACGGTGGTCGCGGAGGTGACCGCCGACCAGTTCCCGGACGGCGAGTTCGAGGTGTTCGCCGGGCTGGAGAACGCGGCCCGCCTGCTCGAGGGCTACGACCTCGACGCCGACGCCGTCCCCGAGGGCTGCCTGTTCGACGGCGGGCCCGTGATGCGCATCGAGGGCGAGTACCTCGAGTTCGCCCGCTTCGAGACCTCGCTGCTGGGCTTCCTCTCGCAGGCGAGTGCGTTCGCCACGGCCGCACTGGAGGCCAGACTGGCGGCGCCGGACTCGCAGGTACTCTCCTTCGGTGCCCGCCACGTCCACCCGGCCATCGCGGCCACGGTCGAGCGAAGCGCCCTCGTCGGCGGCCTCGACGGGTTCTCGCACGTGGCCGCCGGCGACGTCATCGGTCGCGAGGCCGGCGGGACGATGCCCCACGCGCTCATGATCTGCATGGGCAAGGGCAACCAGGAGGCGGCGTGGCGGGCCTTCCACGAGGCCGTCCCGGAATCGGTCCCCAGAATCGCCCTGTGTGACACCTACACCGACGAGGTCGACGAGGTGCTCCGGGCGGTCGCGGAACTGGGCGACGACCTCGACGGGGTCCGCCTCGATACGACGGGGTCGCGCCGCGGCGACTTCCGGCACATCGTCCGCGAGGTCCAGTGGGAACTGGCCGCCCGCGGCCACGAGGACGTCGACGTGTTCGTCAGCGGCGGCCTCACGCCGGAGCGCCTCCGCGAGCTCCGGGACGTGGCCGACGGCTTCGGCGTCGGCAGCTACGTCACGAACGCGAACCCGGTGGACTTCGCGCTCGACATCGTCGAGGTCGACGGCGAACCGGCGGCGAAACGCGGGAAGCTCTCCGGGACGAAGCAGGTGTATCGCACCGACGACGGCGGCCACGAGGTCGCGCTCGCGGACCGGCCGGGGCCGACCGACGGGAAGCCGCTGCTCGAACCGCTGATTCGCGATGGCGAGGTCGTCAGGACGTTCGACGTCGACGAGGCGCGGCGCTACGCGGCGACGGACGCCGAGCGAGTCGACTTCGAGTAA
- a CDS encoding TIGR00296 family protein produces MSQAQSVRLTYDDGARAVELARDAVEGFVLNGRREQPGSMRDAFYNRTGAFVRLESTRGRGSLRGCAGGYESSDQLGHVIVDAAIEAASEDSCGSEVTPSELSNLTVSVCSVCNVVLTDDPVADMELGTHGAAIDTGTNAGWLYPTVPVEHGWSEEEYLGRVCRKAGLPPTAWQQEDVVVTLFEGQIFRERDPEGSIEELTN; encoded by the coding sequence ATGTCGCAGGCACAGAGCGTCCGTCTGACATACGATGATGGGGCCCGGGCCGTCGAACTGGCGCGGGACGCGGTGGAAGGCTTCGTTCTCAACGGTCGCCGTGAGCAGCCCGGCAGCATGCGTGATGCGTTCTACAACCGGACCGGCGCGTTCGTCCGGCTCGAATCCACCCGGGGGCGTGGCAGCCTCCGCGGCTGCGCTGGCGGGTACGAATCGAGCGACCAGCTCGGGCACGTCATCGTCGACGCTGCCATCGAGGCGGCGAGTGAGGACTCCTGTGGCTCCGAGGTCACCCCCTCCGAGCTGTCGAACCTCACCGTCTCCGTCTGCTCTGTCTGCAACGTCGTCCTCACCGACGACCCCGTCGCCGACATGGAACTCGGTACCCACGGGGCCGCCATCGACACCGGCACGAACGCCGGCTGGCTCTACCCGACCGTCCCCGTCGAACACGGCTGGTCCGAGGAGGAGTACCTCGGGCGCGTCTGCCGGAAGGCCGGCCTCCCGCCGACCGCCTGGCAGCAGGAGGACGTCGTCGTCACGCTGTTCGAGGGCCAGATCTTCCGCGAGCGCGACCCCGAAGGCAGCATCGAAGAACTGACGAACTGA
- a CDS encoding mechanosensitive ion channel family protein gives MSQTAIVLQVDGTPIIQEVLTNVATFLPNVIGALVILVVGWVVARVVGKVTTSLTDRLQIDQQVLKTPLGQMLGGTQKAVSNAFGSLARLFVYAVTLLAATEVLAIPTLSDWVATATTYLPAFIAGVAVIVLGFIVADFIGDTIMRTEAATEEGRVTQLFATGARLFLYFTALTIGLDTMGLDVAILYVVAQAAAYGLGAALAIGLGIAIGWGSKDYVASHIDGWMSRAGSSGPTTPPAGVQPDGGDVDDLADD, from the coding sequence ATGTCACAGACAGCCATCGTACTGCAGGTCGACGGAACGCCCATCATCCAGGAGGTGCTGACGAACGTCGCGACGTTCCTGCCGAACGTCATCGGCGCGCTCGTCATCCTCGTCGTCGGGTGGGTCGTCGCCCGCGTCGTCGGGAAGGTGACCACCTCGCTCACCGACAGGCTCCAGATCGACCAGCAGGTGCTGAAGACCCCGCTCGGGCAGATGCTCGGAGGAACACAGAAGGCCGTCTCGAACGCGTTCGGCAGCCTCGCGCGGCTGTTCGTCTACGCCGTGACGCTGCTTGCGGCCACGGAGGTCCTCGCCATCCCGACGCTCTCGGACTGGGTCGCGACGGCGACCACCTACCTGCCGGCGTTCATCGCCGGCGTGGCCGTCATCGTACTCGGGTTCATCGTCGCCGACTTCATCGGTGACACCATCATGCGGACCGAGGCCGCGACCGAGGAGGGGCGGGTCACCCAGCTGTTCGCCACGGGTGCGCGGCTGTTCCTCTACTTCACCGCGCTCACCATCGGCCTCGACACGATGGGCCTCGACGTGGCCATCCTCTACGTCGTCGCGCAGGCGGCCGCCTACGGTCTGGGTGCCGCCCTCGCCATCGGCCTCGGTATCGCCATCGGCTGGGGCAGCAAGGACTACGTCGCCAGCCACATCGACGGCTGGATGAGCCGCGCCGGCAGCAGCGGCCCGACCACGCCGCCCGCGGGCGTCCAGCCCGACGGCGGCGACGTCGACGACCTCGCGGACGACTGA
- a CDS encoding aminopeptidase: MDDRIHEHAEVLVDWSAQVEAGDDVVVNVSEGAHELAVAVAEELGTRGANMVTLYSSGEVSRAYLRAHDGDFEADPDHELALVENADVVLSLGGGRNTSATADVPGEKRQAKSKASQGIREAYMDTDWVSTVHPTRSLAQQAGMAYEEYQDFVYDAVLRDWESLADEMAKMKEILDDGSEVRVVKADTDITMSIEGRTAVNSAASVRYDSHNLPSGEVFTAPYDTEGEVFFDVPMTFRGKQVRDVHLTFEDGEVVDYSAGENEAVLAEILETDEGARRLGELGIGMNRGIDRFTDNILFDEKMGDTIHMAVGRAYDSNLPEGESGNQSAVHVDMITDMSEDSFMAVDGEVVQRNGTFRWEDGFEG; encoded by the coding sequence ATGGACGACCGCATCCACGAGCACGCCGAGGTCCTCGTCGACTGGAGCGCACAGGTCGAGGCGGGCGACGACGTCGTCGTCAACGTCAGCGAGGGCGCACACGAACTCGCCGTCGCCGTCGCCGAGGAACTCGGTACACGGGGCGCGAACATGGTCACGCTGTACAGTTCCGGGGAGGTGAGCCGTGCCTACCTGCGAGCACACGACGGCGACTTCGAGGCCGACCCCGACCACGAGCTGGCGCTGGTCGAGAACGCCGACGTGGTGCTGTCGTTAGGTGGCGGCCGGAACACCAGCGCGACGGCCGACGTGCCCGGCGAGAAGCGACAGGCGAAGTCGAAGGCGTCCCAGGGCATCCGCGAGGCGTACATGGACACCGACTGGGTGTCGACGGTCCACCCGACGCGGTCGCTGGCCCAGCAGGCCGGGATGGCCTACGAGGAGTACCAGGACTTCGTCTACGACGCGGTGCTTCGCGACTGGGAGTCCCTCGCCGACGAGATGGCGAAGATGAAGGAGATACTCGACGACGGGAGCGAGGTCCGCGTCGTCAAGGCGGACACGGACATCACGATGTCCATCGAGGGCAGGACCGCGGTGAACTCCGCGGCCTCGGTCCGGTACGACTCGCACAACCTCCCCAGCGGCGAGGTGTTCACCGCGCCCTACGACACCGAGGGCGAGGTGTTCTTCGACGTGCCGATGACCTTCCGCGGCAAGCAGGTCCGGGACGTCCACCTCACCTTCGAGGACGGCGAAGTCGTCGACTACAGCGCCGGCGAGAACGAGGCCGTACTCGCCGAGATACTGGAGACCGACGAGGGCGCGCGGCGCCTCGGCGAACTGGGTATCGGCATGAACCGCGGCATCGACCGCTTCACCGACAACATCCTCTTCGACGAGAAGATGGGCGACACCATCCACATGGCGGTCGGCCGCGCCTACGACTCGAACCTCCCCGAGGGGGAGTCGGGCAACCAGTCGGCGGTCCACGTCGACATGATCACCGACATGAGCGAGGACTCGTTCATGGCGGTCGACGGCGAGGTCGTCCAGCGGAACGGCACCTTCCGCTGGGAGGACGGGTTCGAGGGCTAA
- a CDS encoding DUF7501 family protein, with protein MSLQFTQRDERVWDDPGRCPFCGGPVSDGGAGFIDHVEHVPECAERFERWRQQVGGDVPGEWAG; from the coding sequence ATGAGTCTCCAGTTCACCCAGCGCGACGAGCGGGTCTGGGACGACCCCGGCCGGTGTCCCTTCTGTGGCGGGCCGGTCTCGGACGGTGGTGCGGGGTTCATCGACCACGTCGAGCACGTCCCCGAGTGCGCGGAGCGGTTCGAGCGCTGGCGCCAGCAGGTCGGCGGCGACGTGCCGGGCGAGTGGGCCGGGTGA
- a CDS encoding DUF192 domain-containing protein: MATVDRERAFNLALAGVFVLLAGFLLYYAGIVELPGQDQHDTGTAVVTDENGTRLATISVEVADTRQEQYTGLSDHETLANGSGMWFVYDQERQMTFVMRKMDFPLDIIFVDSDGRITSIHHMRAPGPNEDGNDIKAPGRGQYVLEVPRGYTNATGIEVGDHVEVSYD; this comes from the coding sequence ATGGCGACTGTGGACAGAGAGCGCGCCTTCAACCTCGCCCTGGCCGGAGTGTTCGTCCTCCTCGCCGGCTTCCTCCTCTACTACGCCGGCATCGTCGAGCTGCCGGGCCAGGACCAGCACGACACCGGGACCGCGGTCGTCACCGACGAGAACGGCACGCGACTGGCGACCATCAGCGTCGAGGTCGCGGACACCAGACAGGAGCAGTACACCGGCCTGAGCGACCACGAGACGCTCGCGAACGGGAGCGGGATGTGGTTCGTCTACGACCAGGAGCGCCAGATGACGTTCGTGATGCGCAAGATGGACTTCCCGCTGGACATCATCTTCGTGGACTCGGACGGTCGCATCACCAGCATCCATCACATGCGGGCGCCCGGCCCGAACGAGGACGGGAACGACATCAAGGCGCCTGGTCGTGGCCAGTACGTCCTCGAGGTCCCTCGCGGGTACACGAACGCCACCGGCATCGAGGTCGGTGACCACGTCGAGGTCTCCTACGACTGA
- a CDS encoding DUF7538 family protein → MADAVETLGELDGWQGDDYAARVHYEGAGERYSIEYYAPSDCVVYWKVKGDGQTAVPVGRDTVPDPLRTRIREDLAEAGIDPEVESRQL, encoded by the coding sequence ATGGCAGACGCAGTCGAGACACTGGGCGAACTCGACGGCTGGCAGGGCGACGACTACGCCGCCCGGGTCCACTACGAGGGGGCCGGCGAGCGCTACAGCATCGAGTACTACGCGCCGAGTGACTGTGTGGTGTACTGGAAGGTGAAAGGCGACGGCCAGACCGCGGTGCCGGTCGGCCGGGACACGGTGCCCGACCCGCTCCGGACGCGCATCCGCGAAGACCTGGCCGAGGCGGGTATCGATCCCGAGGTCGAGAGCCGGCAGCTCTGA
- a CDS encoding ABC transporter ATP-binding protein — MELHDEDDDPFEEQREQAENAMKRLFLEYGSKNRLAFVVGLLSSVVARLLDLIPTVMLTLAIDAIFRDEQAFTLLFVPDAWLPQTEAGQLWLSAGLIAFGFFGGAAFHWTRNWGWNSFAQHIQHDIRTDTYDKMQRLNMDFFADKQTGEMMSILSNDVNRLERFLNEGMNSAFRLSVMVVGIAGILFYWNWQLAIVTVGVVPLIALFTYKFVQTIQPKYADVRSSVGKLNSRLENNLGGVQVIKTSNTEDYESDRVDDVSNDYFEANWDAIDTRIKFFPGLRVLAGVGYVITFLIGGLWVFATANGNPAPGPFTGTLSVGEFTGFILLSQQFIWPMAQFGMIINMYQRARASAERIFGLMDEPSRIEEDPDADDLVVDDGDVVYDDVTFGYDEEETIIEEVSFEVEGGETLALVGPTGAGKSTVLKLLLRMYDVDEGSISIDDQDLRGVTIQSLRKHIGYVSQDTFLFYGTVEENITYGTFDASREEVVEAAKMAEAHDFIQNLPEGYDTEVGERGVKLSGGQRQRLSIARAILKDPEILVLDEATSDVDTETEMLIQRSIDELAADRTTFAIAHRLSTIKDADKILVLEDGRIKERGTHEELLSNDDLYAHLWGVQAGEIDELPEEFIERAQQRQARTEVGDD, encoded by the coding sequence ATGGAACTTCACGACGAAGACGACGACCCGTTCGAGGAACAACGGGAACAGGCGGAGAACGCCATGAAGCGGCTGTTCCTCGAATACGGGTCGAAGAACCGGCTCGCGTTCGTCGTCGGGCTGCTCTCCAGCGTCGTCGCCCGGTTGCTGGACCTCATCCCGACGGTGATGCTGACGCTGGCGATCGACGCCATCTTCCGCGACGAGCAGGCGTTCACGCTCCTGTTCGTCCCCGACGCGTGGCTCCCACAGACGGAGGCCGGGCAACTGTGGCTCTCTGCGGGGCTCATCGCCTTCGGCTTCTTCGGCGGGGCCGCCTTCCACTGGACGCGCAACTGGGGATGGAACTCGTTCGCCCAGCACATCCAGCACGACATCCGCACAGACACCTACGACAAGATGCAGCGCCTGAACATGGACTTCTTCGCCGACAAGCAGACCGGCGAGATGATGTCCATCCTCTCGAACGACGTGAACCGGCTCGAACGGTTCCTGAACGAGGGGATGAACTCGGCGTTCCGGCTCTCGGTGATGGTGGTCGGCATCGCGGGTATCCTCTTCTACTGGAACTGGCAACTCGCCATCGTCACCGTCGGCGTGGTCCCTCTCATCGCCCTCTTCACCTACAAGTTCGTCCAGACCATCCAGCCGAAGTACGCCGACGTGCGCTCGTCGGTCGGGAAACTGAACTCCCGGCTGGAGAACAACCTCGGCGGCGTACAGGTCATCAAGACCTCGAACACCGAGGACTACGAGTCCGACCGCGTCGACGACGTCTCGAACGACTACTTCGAGGCGAACTGGGACGCCATCGACACCCGCATCAAGTTCTTCCCGGGTCTGCGCGTGCTCGCGGGCGTCGGCTACGTCATCACGTTCCTCATCGGCGGCCTGTGGGTGTTCGCCACCGCGAACGGGAACCCGGCGCCGGGGCCGTTCACCGGCACGCTCTCCGTCGGTGAGTTCACCGGGTTCATCCTGCTCTCCCAGCAGTTCATCTGGCCGATGGCCCAGTTCGGCATGATCATCAACATGTACCAGCGTGCTCGCGCCTCTGCCGAGCGCATCTTCGGCCTGATGGACGAACCCTCGCGCATCGAGGAGGACCCCGACGCCGACGACCTCGTCGTGGATGACGGCGACGTGGTGTACGACGACGTGACCTTCGGCTACGACGAGGAGGAGACCATCATCGAGGAGGTGTCCTTCGAGGTCGAGGGCGGCGAGACGCTCGCGCTGGTCGGGCCGACCGGGGCCGGCAAGTCCACGGTGCTCAAGCTCCTGCTCCGGATGTACGACGTGGACGAGGGGAGCATCAGCATCGACGACCAGGACCTCCGCGGCGTGACCATCCAGAGCCTCCGCAAGCACATCGGCTACGTCTCGCAGGACACCTTCCTGTTCTACGGGACCGTCGAGGAGAACATCACCTACGGGACGTTCGACGCCTCCCGCGAGGAGGTCGTCGAGGCCGCGAAGATGGCCGAGGCCCACGACTTCATCCAGAACCTCCCCGAGGGCTACGACACCGAGGTCGGCGAACGCGGCGTGAAGCTCTCCGGCGGGCAGCGCCAGCGCCTCTCCATCGCCCGTGCCATCCTGAAGGACCCCGAGATCCTCGTGCTGGACGAGGCGACCTCCGACGTGGACACGGAGACGGAGATGCTCATCCAGCGCTCCATCGACGAACTCGCCGCGGACCGGACGACGTTCGCCATCGCACACCGGCTTTCGACCATCAAGGACGCCGACAAGATCCTGGTGCTGGAGGACGGCCGCATCAAGGAGCGCGGGACCCACGAGGAGCTGCTCTCGAACGACGACCTGTACGCCCACCTCTGGGGCGTGCAGGCCGGGGAGATAGACGAGCTGCCGGAGGAGTTCATCGAGCGGGCCCAGCAGCGCCAGGCCCGGACCGAGGTCGGCGACGACTGA
- a CDS encoding DUF7511 domain-containing protein, translating into MSSTTDDRTLMQGKSIEFDDARDVDADSGPAGALAAIAEPTDGGVEVTFFPADVSEEDALTTWLTVDAESVVDLEAWR; encoded by the coding sequence ATGTCGTCCACCACGGACGACAGGACACTCATGCAGGGGAAATCCATCGAGTTCGACGACGCGCGAGACGTAGACGCAGACAGCGGTCCGGCGGGTGCGCTCGCGGCCATCGCGGAGCCCACCGACGGCGGCGTCGAGGTGACGTTCTTCCCCGCGGACGTGAGCGAAGAGGACGCGCTCACGACCTGGCTGACCGTCGACGCCGAAAGCGTGGTCGACCTCGAGGCCTGGCGATAG
- a CDS encoding DUF7501 family protein, whose translation MSSAPDTSTPTWSNPNVCPFCGTELADPGAGFVDHLTDSNDCKDGFEMWRGNIADDIAGGWSG comes from the coding sequence ATGTCAAGTGCGCCCGACACCTCGACACCCACGTGGAGCAACCCGAACGTCTGCCCGTTCTGCGGGACCGAACTCGCCGACCCCGGCGCAGGCTTCGTCGACCACCTCACCGACAGTAACGACTGCAAGGACGGGTTCGAGATGTGGCGTGGCAACATCGCCGACGACATCGCCGGCGGCTGGTCCGGGTAA
- a CDS encoding creatininase family protein: MHLTEATWTDVRDVDSDVAILPVGSTEQHGPHAPLGTDALSAAEIAARAEEQADEELVVAPVVSVGIAEEHRHFDGTLWVSEDTFRAYVRETIESLAHHGFERIAVVNGHGGNAAAVREVCSRVTRDGTAYAVPYTWFDTVDADLLENLGHGGPIETSVVQAIDASLVHEDRFEEAAAGAGERFGEWVSGVNIAYDFAEFAESGNVKDPSDASAAHGEAVLADAVAKLLQLLDAIADR, encoded by the coding sequence ATGCACCTCACCGAGGCGACCTGGACCGACGTCCGTGACGTGGACAGCGACGTGGCCATCCTGCCGGTCGGCAGTACCGAACAGCACGGCCCGCACGCCCCGCTCGGCACAGACGCACTGAGTGCTGCCGAGATCGCGGCGCGAGCCGAGGAGCAGGCCGACGAGGAGCTGGTCGTGGCCCCGGTCGTCAGCGTCGGCATCGCCGAGGAGCACCGCCACTTCGACGGGACGCTGTGGGTCTCGGAGGACACCTTCCGGGCGTACGTTCGCGAGACCATCGAGAGCCTCGCCCACCACGGCTTCGAACGCATCGCGGTGGTGAACGGCCACGGCGGGAACGCTGCGGCAGTGCGAGAGGTCTGTTCGCGGGTGACCCGCGACGGAACGGCCTACGCGGTCCCCTACACGTGGTTCGACACGGTCGACGCCGACCTGCTGGAGAACCTTGGTCACGGCGGCCCCATCGAGACGAGCGTCGTGCAGGCCATCGACGCCTCGCTCGTCCACGAGGACCGCTTCGAGGAGGCCGCAGCTGGCGCTGGCGAGCGGTTCGGTGAGTGGGTCTCGGGCGTGAACATCGCGTACGACTTCGCCGAGTTCGCCGAAAGTGGGAACGTCAAGGACCCGAGCGACGCGAGCGCGGCACACGGCGAGGCCGTGCTGGCGGACGCGGTCGCGAAGCTACTGCAACTGCTGGACGCCATCGCGGACCGGTAG